The Acidianus manzaensis genome has a window encoding:
- a CDS encoding PUA domain-containing protein, which yields MIEFVTEPKRASKKELSYLQDIFSYQFGYDIADCIFSEQSFYIQRSINTDRIRNILDNRKNLFLVLRAQDNLFSLTINSANKIVECVKPYKLRLVVSNEIAKAIQESGNVFCKHVKQIDHELRAGDQGIIVNENDNVIAVGRLKLSAEEIMEYKRGIALVVKERNKNGTNT from the coding sequence ATGATTGAATTTGTAACTGAACCTAAAAGAGCAAGCAAAAAAGAGTTAAGTTATCTTCAAGATATTTTTTCATATCAGTTCGGATATGATATTGCTGATTGTATTTTTTCAGAACAAAGCTTTTATATTCAAAGATCTATAAACACAGATAGAATAAGAAATATTCTAGATAATAGAAAGAATTTATTTTTAGTACTAAGAGCTCAAGATAATTTATTTTCATTAACAATTAATTCTGCAAATAAAATTGTAGAATGTGTAAAACCTTATAAATTAAGACTTGTTGTATCAAACGAAATAGCTAAAGCTATTCAAGAATCGGGAAATGTTTTTTGTAAGCATGTTAAGCAGATAGATCATGAACTAAGAGCTGGAGATCAAGGAATTATTGTAAACGAGAATGATAACGTTATAGCTGTAGGAAGATTAAAATTATCTGCTGAAGAGATAATGGAATATAAGAGAGGAATAGCTTTAGTAGTAAAGGAGAGGAATAAAAATGGAACTAATACTTAA
- a CDS encoding proteasome-activating nucleotidase has protein sequence MSGELDVSRDNSDNYEQIIRLLEEKINALQTEAESLRKELNYYKSELEKLLSPPLIEATVLDILDDGKVVVRSTSGPNLIVSVSNEIAMNDIKVGMSVALNQRGSAIVKILPEREEPFIKSMEVSEKPNVKYSEIGGLDEQIQELREVIEMPLKNPEIFKELGIQPPKGVLLFGPPGTGKTMLAKAVATESNATFIHVIASEFAQKFVGEGAKVVREVFELARKKAPSIVFIDEIDAIGAKRVDLGTSGEREIQRTLMQLLAELDGFQPLDNVKIIAATNRIDILDPALLRPGRFDRLIEIPLPNIEGRKQIFKIYTSKMKVSNDIDLDTLAKLSEGLSGAEIRNICTEAGYISIREGKREISMKQFIEAINRIKSKKKSEYKGREEKYV, from the coding sequence TTGTCTGGAGAATTAGATGTTTCTAGGGATAATTCCGATAATTATGAACAAATAATAAGATTATTAGAGGAAAAAATTAATGCGCTACAAACTGAAGCTGAAAGTTTAAGAAAAGAACTAAATTATTATAAATCAGAGCTAGAGAAATTATTAAGTCCACCTTTAATAGAGGCTACGGTATTGGATATATTGGATGACGGAAAAGTAGTAGTAAGAAGCACATCTGGTCCTAATCTAATAGTTTCTGTAAGTAATGAGATTGCAATGAATGATATTAAGGTAGGTATGTCTGTAGCTTTGAATCAAAGAGGTTCTGCAATAGTAAAAATTTTACCTGAAAGAGAAGAACCATTTATAAAATCTATGGAAGTATCAGAAAAACCAAACGTAAAATATTCAGAAATAGGAGGATTAGATGAGCAAATTCAAGAGTTAAGGGAAGTAATAGAAATGCCATTGAAAAACCCAGAGATATTTAAAGAACTAGGAATTCAGCCACCTAAAGGAGTTTTACTTTTTGGTCCACCTGGTACTGGAAAAACTATGTTAGCTAAGGCTGTAGCAACTGAAAGTAACGCTACTTTTATTCATGTCATAGCATCAGAATTTGCTCAGAAATTTGTAGGAGAGGGGGCAAAGGTAGTTAGAGAAGTATTCGAACTAGCAAGGAAAAAGGCTCCTTCAATAGTATTTATAGACGAAATAGATGCAATAGGGGCTAAAAGAGTAGATTTAGGAACTAGTGGAGAGAGAGAAATACAAAGAACATTAATGCAATTATTAGCAGAATTAGATGGATTCCAACCATTGGATAACGTAAAAATAATAGCAGCTACGAATAGAATAGATATTCTAGATCCTGCATTACTAAGACCTGGAAGATTTGATAGATTAATAGAAATTCCATTACCTAATATTGAAGGAAGAAAGCAAATTTTCAAGATATATACAAGTAAAATGAAAGTAAGTAATGATATAGATTTAGATACCCTAGCTAAGTTAAGTGAAGGATTGAGTGGAGCTGAAATTAGAAATATATGCACTGAAGCAGGTTATATATCTATAAGAGAAGGTAAAAGAGAAATAAGTATGAAACAATTTATAGAGGCAATTAATAGAATTAAAAGCAAGAAAAAATCTGAATATAAAGGAAGGGAAGAGAAGTACGTATGA
- a CDS encoding multiprotein bridging factor aMBF1 gives MPISGKGITVVYEGSVLTICNTCYSKIKKHAKIYEEKPSPKLNIQKNIPSNNTQKSQEIEIEIVDDYFKIIKEARERMGLSTKQLAEKMKVSENIIKRFEQGKLKPTIDQAKALEKILSIRILITVSQENENSKSSKNFELTLGDIVNFREDKK, from the coding sequence ATGCCAATTTCAGGTAAAGGTATAACAGTAGTGTATGAAGGTAGTGTATTGACCATCTGTAATACTTGTTATTCTAAAATTAAAAAACACGCGAAAATATACGAAGAGAAGCCTAGTCCTAAACTAAATATTCAAAAAAATATTCCATCAAATAATACACAGAAAAGTCAAGAGATAGAAATAGAAATTGTAGATGATTATTTTAAGATAATAAAGGAAGCTAGAGAAAGAATGGGTTTATCTACTAAACAACTAGCAGAAAAAATGAAAGTTTCAGAAAATATAATAAAAAGGTTTGAACAAGGAAAACTAAAGCCAACTATAGATCAAGCAAAAGCTTTAGAAAAAATTCTTTCAATAAGAATTTTAATTACTGTATCACAAGAAAACGAAAATTCTAAATCGTCAAAAAATTTTGAATTAACTCTAGGGGATATAGTGAACTTTAGAGAGGACAAAAAATGA
- the hflX gene encoding GTPase HflX produces the protein MKAILFVSEDFKEEAEILSETAGYEIDAIYKLPKKPNPKYYIQENRVDEISGLKNIDAVIIFDLLKPRYFINLNKVLNGIKILDKLLLLLEIFALHAGSKEAQLQIELAKLKYELPIIKDVYKRHKISEQQGLLGAGVYGVESILRLYYRKISRITKELEQMKNIRELQVQDREKQGFPTLAITGYTNAGKTSIFNALTGLKQKVDSSMFTTTSPKRYRMTFNSKSILLIDTVGFIRGIPPQIIEAFFVTLSEIKYAGMILLVVDISLEDTLLLEMIKSSFNILRELGISGKPILIAANKVDKLKNKEDINNKLDLIYKVSSEIYSPILGVIPTSAKTMYNIENLKIKISEAVAEYYDTKKIN, from the coding sequence ATGAAAGCTATACTCTTTGTATCCGAAGACTTTAAAGAAGAAGCAGAAATCTTATCTGAGACAGCAGGATATGAAATAGATGCAATATATAAATTGCCAAAAAAACCAAATCCAAAATACTATATTCAGGAAAATAGAGTAGATGAAATTTCAGGTTTAAAAAATATAGATGCAGTAATAATATTTGATTTGCTTAAGCCTAGATACTTTATTAATTTGAATAAAGTATTAAATGGAATAAAAATACTTGATAAATTATTATTATTATTAGAAATTTTTGCTTTACATGCAGGATCTAAAGAAGCTCAACTACAAATAGAACTAGCAAAATTAAAGTATGAACTACCTATAATTAAAGATGTCTATAAAAGGCATAAGATATCAGAGCAGCAAGGTCTTTTAGGTGCAGGAGTTTATGGAGTAGAATCAATTTTAAGATTATATTATAGAAAAATATCTAGAATTACAAAAGAACTTGAGCAAATGAAAAATATAAGAGAGCTTCAAGTACAAGACAGAGAAAAACAAGGTTTTCCCACACTAGCAATAACTGGATATACAAATGCAGGAAAAACATCCATTTTTAACGCTTTAACTGGATTAAAACAGAAAGTAGATTCCTCAATGTTTACGACAACTTCACCAAAGAGATATAGAATGACATTCAATAGTAAAAGCATACTATTAATAGATACAGTAGGTTTTATAAGAGGAATTCCTCCACAAATAATTGAAGCATTCTTTGTAACTTTATCAGAAATAAAATATGCTGGAATGATATTGCTTGTAGTCGATATTTCTTTAGAAGATACATTATTATTAGAAATGATAAAATCATCATTTAATATATTAAGAGAACTAGGAATTTCCGGAAAACCAATACTTATAGCAGCAAATAAAGTAGATAAACTAAAAAATAAAGAAGATATAAATAATAAGTTAGATCTAATTTACAAAGTAAGTAGTGAGATTTATTCTCCAATACTCGGCGTAATACCTACATCAGCAAAGACCATGTATAACATTGAAAATCTTAAGATAAAAATTAGTGAAGCCGTAGCTGAATACTATGATACTAAAAAAATTAATTAA